From Dermochelys coriacea isolate rDerCor1 chromosome 15, rDerCor1.pri.v4, whole genome shotgun sequence, a single genomic window includes:
- the ARPC3 gene encoding actin-related protein 2/3 complex subunit 3 has protein sequence MPAYHSALMDSDTKLIGNMALLPIRSQFKGPAPRETKDTDIIDEAIYYFKANVFFKNYEIKNEADRTLIYITLYISECLKKLQKCNSKGQGEKEMYTLGITNFPIPGEPGFPLNALYAKPGNKQEDEVMRAYLQQLRQETGLRLCEKVFDPQSDKPSKWWICFVKRQFMNKSLSGPGQ, from the exons ATGCCG GCTTATCACTCCGCTTTAATGGACTCTGATACCAAGTTAATTGGGAACATGGCTTTGTTACCCATTAGAAGTCAGTTCAAAGGACCAGCTCCAAGGGAAA CAAAGGACACAGATATAATAGATGAAGCCATCTACTACTTCAAAGCAAATGTCTTCTTCAAGAATTATGAAATTAAG AATGAGGCTGACAGAACCTTGATCTACATAACTCTCTACATTTCCGAATGCTTAAAAAAGCtgcaaaag TGTAATTCGAAAGGCCAAGGAGAGAAGGAAATGTACACATTAGGAATCACTAACTTCCCAATCCCCGGAGAGCCGGGCTTTCCACTCAATGCCCTCTATGCCAAACCTGGCAACAAACAGGAGGACG AGGTGATGAGGGCCTACTTGCAACAGCTGAGACAAGAAACAGGTCTTAGGCTTTGTGAAAAGGTGTTTGATCCCCAAAGTGACAAGCCTAGCAAG TGGTGGATCTGCTTCGTGAAGAGGCAGTTCATGAATAAGAGTCTGTCAGGACCTGGGCAATGA